From Styela clava chromosome 6, kaStyClav1.hap1.2, whole genome shotgun sequence, one genomic window encodes:
- the LOC120330660 gene encoding lysosomal dipeptide transporter MFSD1-like, giving the protein METDPLVRRRSSAAPVKVKPCEVGNPRSLSHRLIIIALMCFLSFGSYFCYDNPAALHDEIVNDLDVSESTFMSLYAWYSWPNVVLCFFGGFLLDRVFGVRLGSLIFSMLVVIGQLIFATGALVHKIWLMDLGRFIFGIGGESLAVAQNTYAVLWFKGKELNLVFGLQLSMARIGSTVNMNLMVPIYDMVNEKMKDHNKTLGVSLFIAALTCLFSLTCAISLAYLDKRAEKILNRKKNEAEEAVKLTDVKDFSIQLWLVFAICVAYYVAVFPFIGLGKTFFQEKFGFSSSSASAVNSIVYIMSAPCSPVLGFIIDRVGRNLFWILFAVVLTLASHGLLAFTFINPWFAMTLMGFAYSVLACALWPLVAFLVPEHQLATAYGFMQSIQNLGLAVISLAAGSILDSKGYFMLEIFFCMCISVALISALLLYIIDFGRESGLNASAKEQNAKRALEEAAEEIANASVDMQPRIKPMTAFGLRNRYYSRIGAIIPEHLVAHTNVSHHGHDE; this is encoded by the coding sequence ATGGAAACTGATCCACTTGTTCGAAGACGTTCATCTGCTGCACCAGTTAAAGTAAAACCATGTGAAGTTGGAAATCCTCGTAGTTTGAGCCATCGTCTTATCATTATTGCTTTGATGTGTTTTCTAAGTTTTGGAAGTTATTTCTGCTACGACAATCCTGCTGCATTACATGATGAAATTGTGAATGATTTGGATGTAAGTGAAAGCACTTTTATGTCGCTTTATGCTTGGTATTCATGGCCAAATGTTGTCCTCTGTTTTTTTGGAGGATTTCTCCTAGATAGGGTTTTTGGTGTTCGCCTTGGCAGCCTCATTTTTAGCATGCTGGTTGTTATTGGGCAATTAATTTTTGCTACTGGAGCACTGGTACACAAAATATGGTTGATGGACCTAGGACGTTTCATATTTGGTATTGGTGGAGAATCATTAGCTGTCGCCCAAAATACATATGCTGTTCTCTGGTTTAAAGGAAAGGAATTAAACTTAGTGTTTGGTTTACAACTCAGCATGGCTCGGATTGGAAGCACCGTGAATATGAACCTTATGGTACCAATTTATGATATggttaatgaaaaaatgaagGACCACAATAAAACCTTGGGTGTTTCTCTATTTATTGCTGCTCTGACTTGTTTGTTCTCGTTGACATGTGCAATTAGTTTGGCGTATTTAGACAAACGtgctgaaaaaatattgaatcgTAAAAAGAATGAAGCTGAAGAAGCTGTTAAACTAACGGATGTTAAAGACTTTTCAATTCAGTTATGGCTTGTATTTGCCATCTGTGTGGCTTATTATGTAGCAGTATTTCCTTTTATAGGTTTAGGAAAAACGTTTTTTCAAGAAAAGTTTGGATTTTCTTCATCGAGCGCAAGCGCAGTGAATAGTATTGTATATATCATGTCCGCACCTTGTTCACCGGTCCTAGGCTTTATTATTGATCGGGTTGGTCGTAATTTGTTCTGGATTTTATTTGCTGTTGTTTTAACTCTTGCAAGTCATGGTTTATTAGCATTTACCTTTATCAATCCATGGTTTGCCATGACGTTGATGGGATTTGCATATTCTGTGTTAGCATGTGCACTGTGGCCACTTGTAGCATTTTTAGTACCTGAGCATCAACTTGCCACAGCCTATGGCTTTATGCAATCAATACAAAACTTGGGTTTGGCTGTCATATCGCTTGCCGCTGGTAGTATTCTCGACAGTAAAGGATATTTCATGTTAGAGATATTTTTTTGTATGTGTATCAGTGTTGCTTTAATATCTGCTTTGCTTTTGTACATCATTGATTTTGGTCGTGAAAGTGGCCTGAATGCTTCTGCCAAAGAACAAAATGCAAAACGTGCTCTCGAAGAAGCAGCAGAAGAAATTGCAAATGCTTCTGTTGATATGCAACCAAGAATTAAACCAATGACTGCATTTGGTTTGAGAAATCGTTATTATTCAAGAATCGGTGCAATTATTCCTGAACACTTAGTTGCTCACACTAACGTGTCACATCACGGACATGATGAatag
- the LOC120330662 gene encoding cyclin-C-like — protein MAGNFWQSSHCNQWILTPQDLTRERAADFKVLTEVEYNKVMIFYANVIQAIGEQLKLRQQVIATATVYFKRFYCRHPLRSCDPLLLAPTCIFLAAKVEESGVVSNSRLIAAVGSVIKNKFGHAFQMDYNYRITSVWECEFFLLELMDCCLIVYHPYRPLLQYVSDIGHADLLLPVAWRIVNDTYRTDVILLYPPFQIALACLHIACVIQSQLEVARQWFADLNVDMEKIIEITKIILQLYDLWKNYNEKEEISSILEKVPKACVTPSDYNRDDRMAIKGKGKG, from the coding sequence ATGGCTGGAAACTTCTGGCAGAGTTCTCATTGCAATCAATGGATACTTACGCCGCAAGATCTCACTCGAGAACGAGCAGCTGATTTCAAAGTTTTAACGGAAGTTGAATATAACAAAGTGATGATTTTTTATGCCAATGTAATCCAAGCAATTGGCGAACAATTAAAGCTACGCCAGCAAGTTATTGCTACGGCAACTGTTTATTTCAAAAGGTTTTATTGCAGACATCCATTACGAAGCTGTGACCCACTTCTTTTAGCTCCAACTTGCATTTTTCTTGCTGCGAAGGTGGAAGAGAGTGGCGTGGTATCAAATTCACGGCTTATTGCTGCAGTCGGAAGtgtcatcaaaaataaatttggccATGCGTTTCAAATGGATTATAACTACAGAATAACCAGTGTTTGGGAATGTGAATTTTTTCTCCTGGAATTAATGGATTGTTGTTTAATTGTGTATCACCCATATCGTCCATTATTACAATATGTTTCAGACATTGGACACGCTGATTTATTGTTACCAGTTGCTTGGCGTATTGTAAACGACACATATCGTACGGATGTCATATTGTTATATCCACCTTTTCAAATTGCTCTCGCATGCCTGCATATTGCATGTGTTATACAGAGTCAGTTAGAGGTTGCAAGACAATGGTTTGCAGATTTAAATGTTGATAtggaaaaaattattgaaattacaaaaattatattacaacttTATGATTTGTGGAAAAACTATAACGAAAAAGAAGAAATTTCTTCCATTTTAGAAAAAGTTCCTAAAGCTTGTGTCACACCAAGTGATTATAACAGAGATGATCGCATGGCTATAAAGGGTAAAGGAAAAGGGTAA
- the LOC120330663 gene encoding transmembrane protein 70, mitochondrial-like codes for MILRQLLHPIQQRSTTSSIMLKNSIHMNCFKCHQTSSIRSNIYLSNFNKGRNCLLQKCLTLYLSNLRNMSMSSTCYSIEKRLGTEYEEGVLLYVGGNVGNTIKRAQMFLYSLGALTLVASPMIFFSTEVEIMKYVIVTWAFLFGVANPSMFYKFMQRYVLELYHDKKEDKYTAYIPSPFIAGRSKVVFSPEECKMPPKITAFTSFLVKGRPIFVNSDSMSYSAYMRMLRYASEFDYENPERQQQYKDAVQQSIERITKPNHEETDKDKKP; via the exons ATGATTCTCAGACAGTTACTTCATCCAATTCAGCAAAGATCTACTACATCTTCGATTATGTTGAAGAATAGTATACATATGAACTGCTTTAAGTGTCATCAAACTTCCAGCATCAGATCAAACATTTATTTAAGTAATTTCAATAAAGGGAGAAATTGTTTATTACAAAAATGTCTCACCTTATATCTTTCGAATTTGAGAAACATGAGTATGTCTTCAACTTGTTATTCGATTGAAAAGCGACTAGGAACTGAATATGAAGAAGGAGTATTATTGTATGTAGGTGGAAATGTTGGGAATACAATAAAAC GTGCCCAAATGTTCTTGTACTCTCTTGGTGCATTGACCCTGGTTGCATCACCCATGATCTTCTTTTCTACAGAAGTCGAAATTATG AAATATGTTATCGTGACATGGGCTTTTCTATTTGGCGTTGCAAATCCTTCCATGTTCTACAAATTCATGCAGAGATATGTTCTTGAATTATATCATGACAAAAAAGAAGACAAATATACAGCTTATATACCATCACCGTTTATTGCAGGTCGCTCAAA GGTTGTGTTCTCTCCAGAAGAATGTAAGATGCCTCCAAAGATCACCGCATTTACATCATTCTTGGTGAAAGGAAGACCTATTTTTGTCAATTCCGATTCAATGAGTTACAGTGCTTACATGAGGATGTTAAG ATATGCATCTGAGTTTGACTATGAGAATCCTGAAAGACAACAACAATATAAAGATGCGGTTCAACAATCAATAGAACGAATTACCAAACCCAACCATGAGGAAACCGATAAAGATAAAAAACCGTGA
- the LOC120331667 gene encoding protein CTLA-2-alpha-like isoform X1 → MPVYCYTILILCCIGAVNSRPVDIGAVNSRPTNTKPKVERWEKNWDAWKEQFGRNYETAEEEERRHNIWLQNKAQIEQHNREADAGKHTYYQGINQFADKERVMNPLKKRGYGTTFGWRIRRRLINITMKQMPGNIHII, encoded by the exons ATGCCCGTGTATTGTTACACTATATTGATACTTTGCTGCATCGGAGCCGTTAATAGCCGTCCTGTTGACATCGGAGCCGTTAATAGCCGTCCGACTAATACCAAGCCTAAAGTAGAGAGATGGGAAAAGAATTGGGATGCATGGAAAGAACAATTTG GAAGGAATTATGAAACCGCTGAAGAAGAGGAGAGGCGGCACAACATTTGGTTGCAGAATAAGGCGCAGATTGAACAACACAACAGGGAAGCAGATGCCGGGAAACATACATATTATCAGGGAATTAACCAATTTGCTGACAAG GAAAGAGTTATGAATCCGCTGAAGAAGAGGGGATACGGCACAACATTTGGTTGGAGAATAAGGCGAAGATTGATCAACATAACGATGAAGCAGATGCCGGGCAACATACATATTATATGA
- the LOC120331667 gene encoding protein CTLA-2-alpha-like isoform X3, producing the protein MPVYCYTILILCCIGAVNSRPVDIGAVNSRPTNTKPKVERWEKNWDAWKEQFGRNYETAEEEERRHNIWLQNKAQIEQHNREADAGKHTYYQGINQFADKA; encoded by the exons ATGCCCGTGTATTGTTACACTATATTGATACTTTGCTGCATCGGAGCCGTTAATAGCCGTCCTGTTGACATCGGAGCCGTTAATAGCCGTCCGACTAATACCAAGCCTAAAGTAGAGAGATGGGAAAAGAATTGGGATGCATGGAAAGAACAATTTG GAAGGAATTATGAAACCGCTGAAGAAGAGGAGAGGCGGCACAACATTTGGTTGCAGAATAAGGCGCAGATTGAACAACACAACAGGGAAGCAGATGCCGGGAAACATACATATTATCAGGGAATTAACCAATTTGCTGACAAG gcTTAA
- the LOC120331667 gene encoding protein CTLA-2-alpha-like isoform X2 has protein sequence MSMYCYIILILCCIGAVNSRPYSRPPGRRWEMDWYAWKAHFRKSYESAEEEGIRHNIWLENKAKIDQHNDEADAGQHTYYMKINQFSDRAEGEEIHNGLDVGPE, from the exons atgtctatgtATTGTTACATTATATTGATACTTTGCTGCATCGGAGCCGTTAATAGCCGTCCGTATAGCCGTCCGCCAGGAAGGAGATGGGAAATGGATTGGTATGCATGGAAAGCTCATTTTA GAAAGAGTTATGAATCCGCTGAAGAAGAGGGGATACGGCACAACATTTGGTTGGAGAATAAGGCGAAGATTGATCAACATAACGATGAAGCAGATGCCGGGCAACATACATATTATATGAAAATTAACCAATTTTCTGACAGG GCTGAAGGAGAAGAAATACATAACGGCTTGGATGTTGGACCCGAATAA